One region of Mucilaginibacter gotjawali genomic DNA includes:
- the rpsL gene encoding 30S ribosomal protein S12, whose protein sequence is MPTIQQLVRKGRVALVDKSKSPALDSCPQRRGVCTRVYTTTPKKPNSAMRKVARVRLTNGKEVNAYIPGEGHNLQEHSIVLIRGGRVKDLPGVRYHIIRGALDTSGVAGRNQRRSKYGTKRPKPGQAAAATKGAPAKKKK, encoded by the coding sequence ATGCCTACTATTCAGCAATTAGTTAGAAAAGGTAGAGTAGCTCTGGTTGACAAGAGTAAGTCGCCAGCGTTGGACAGCTGTCCACAGCGAAGAGGCGTGTGCACCCGTGTGTACACCACTACCCCTAAAAAACCAAACTCAGCAATGCGCAAGGTGGCGCGTGTACGTTTAACCAACGGTAAAGAAGTGAATGCCTATATCCCCGGAGAAGGCCACAACTTACAGGAACACTCTATCGTGTTGATCCGCGGTGGTCGTGTTAAGGATTTACCAGGTGTACGTTACCACATCATCCGTGGTGCATTGGATACATCAGGTGTTGCAGGCCGTAACCAACGTCGTTCAAAATATGGTACCAAACGCCCTAAACCAGGTCAGGCAGCAGCTGCGACCAAAGGTGCACCGGCTAAAAAGAAAAAATAA